A single Bosea sp. PAMC 26642 DNA region contains:
- a CDS encoding DUF6894 family protein produces the protein MPKFTITTDAGSGPEVPDEPIEFPHTKAATDDAQIALAEMAREKLPNGKRADFGVKVEDESGKEVYAAEMHFQARTEDDMAMEQDEADSAAQKVASCLAGGSPRG, from the coding sequence ATGCCTAAGTTCACGATCACCACGGACGCGGGTTCTGGACCCGAGGTGCCCGATGAGCCTATCGAGTTCCCCCATACCAAGGCTGCTACCGACGACGCTCAGATCGCCCTGGCCGAGATGGCTCGCGAAAAGCTTCCCAATGGCAAGAGGGCCGACTTTGGCGTGAAGGTCGAGGACGAGAGCGGCAAGGAGGTCTACGCCGCCGAGATGCATTTCCAGGCGAGGACCGAGGACGACATGGCTATGGAGCAGGACGAGGCCGATTCCGCCGCGCAGAAGGTTGCATCGTGCCTAGCCGGCGGCAGTCCGCGCGGGTGA
- the ligD gene encoding non-homologous end-joining DNA ligase, with the protein MPDRVEPCLALLAAKAPTGDEWAFEVKWDGYRLAVHLEPGRKVRILTRGGHDWTTRFPTIAHDMRDLKVDSAILDGEAVVLDHRGASDFGALQQALGGRGGKRSSASALLYAFDLLYLNGHDLRSMPLADRRAMLDDLIGKQHSSIRMSEEVNAEGAPFLKLACEMGLEGIIAKRLDAPYRSGRGGDWLKIKCVQSETFLIIGYEPSAAALGGIGRLLLAARKGKTLAYVGSVGTGFTTKTATELKRRLMSILIEKPAVAGVTTKGMRWVEPALAAEVAFRAWTTDGKLRHASFKGVRDDADAGEIFILAT; encoded by the coding sequence ATGCCGGACCGTGTGGAGCCCTGCCTGGCGCTGCTGGCGGCCAAGGCGCCCACCGGTGACGAGTGGGCGTTCGAGGTCAAATGGGACGGCTATCGCCTCGCCGTGCATCTTGAGCCAGGTCGCAAGGTCCGCATCCTGACGAGAGGCGGTCATGACTGGACAACGCGCTTTCCGACCATCGCCCACGATATGCGCGATTTGAAAGTCGACAGCGCCATCCTCGACGGCGAGGCGGTCGTCCTAGACCATCGGGGAGCTTCCGACTTCGGCGCGCTGCAGCAGGCGCTTGGCGGTCGGGGTGGCAAACGGTCTTCCGCGTCTGCTCTCTTATATGCGTTCGATCTGCTCTATCTGAACGGGCACGATCTGCGCTCCATGCCACTGGCGGATCGGCGCGCCATGCTCGACGACCTCATCGGTAAACAGCACAGCTCGATCAGGATGAGCGAAGAGGTCAACGCTGAGGGCGCGCCCTTCCTGAAACTCGCCTGCGAGATGGGCCTTGAGGGCATCATCGCCAAGCGCCTGGACGCGCCCTACCGATCCGGCCGCGGCGGCGACTGGCTCAAGATCAAATGCGTCCAGTCGGAGACCTTCCTGATCATTGGCTACGAGCCGTCTGCAGCGGCACTAGGCGGCATCGGGCGCCTGCTCCTGGCGGCGCGCAAGGGCAAGACCCTGGCATATGTGGGGAGCGTCGGGACGGGCTTCACGACCAAGACGGCGACGGAACTGAAGCGTCGTCTGATGAGCATCCTGATCGAGAAGCCCGCCGTTGCTGGCGTGACCACCAAAGGAATGCGGTGGGTTGAGCCGGCGCTCGCCGCAGAGGTCGCCTTCCGGGCCTGGACGACCGACGGGAAACTCCGGCACGCATCGTTCAAGGGTGTGCGAGACGATGCTGATGCCGGTGAGATATTCATCCTCGCGACCTGA
- a CDS encoding tyrosine-type recombinase/integrase produces the protein MPLTDTAIRNAKAGDAVQKLSDGEGLQLWVMPTGKKLWNLAYRYEGKQKKLSIGPYPQIDLRSARATRDKAKDQLRAGQDPSEQKKLGRIAASASKALTFGLIADELIARKRREKKAERTIEKVIWLLDIARPALGRRPVADISAAEVLAVLRKVEARGKLETARRLRATIGQVFRYAIATARASNDPTFALRGALIAPTVTHHAAITAAKEVGGLLRAIDVFMGQPATRAALQLMALLFPRPGEVRNAEWTEFDLDSALWTIPPERMKMRRPHHIPLPSQAIAILKDLRAITGKGKLVFPSVRTTARPMSENTINAALRRMGYGVDEMTGHGFRAAASTLLNESGKWNPDAVERALAHQDEDETRRAYARGQHWDERVRMSQWWADYLDTLRSGAKVIAMPTKEAG, from the coding sequence ATGCCTCTCACCGATACCGCGATCCGCAATGCCAAGGCCGGCGATGCTGTGCAGAAGCTCTCCGATGGCGAGGGCCTCCAACTGTGGGTGATGCCCACAGGCAAGAAGCTATGGAATCTCGCGTATCGCTACGAGGGCAAGCAAAAGAAACTCTCGATCGGCCCTTACCCTCAGATCGATCTTCGCAGTGCGCGCGCCACGAGGGACAAGGCCAAGGACCAGTTGCGAGCGGGCCAAGACCCATCCGAGCAGAAGAAGCTCGGACGGATCGCAGCCAGCGCCAGCAAGGCGCTCACGTTTGGTCTGATCGCGGACGAACTGATTGCGAGGAAGCGTCGGGAGAAGAAGGCGGAGCGCACCATCGAGAAGGTGATTTGGCTTCTGGACATCGCGCGGCCTGCGCTCGGCAGACGGCCAGTCGCGGATATTAGTGCCGCCGAAGTGCTGGCCGTCCTCCGCAAGGTCGAGGCCAGGGGCAAGCTGGAGACAGCTCGTCGTCTCCGCGCAACGATCGGCCAGGTTTTCCGCTACGCCATCGCGACCGCACGCGCGTCGAATGATCCGACCTTCGCACTTCGGGGCGCCCTGATTGCGCCAACCGTCACGCACCACGCGGCCATCACGGCTGCGAAGGAGGTGGGCGGACTGTTGCGGGCGATCGACGTATTCATGGGCCAACCCGCAACGAGGGCAGCCTTGCAGCTCATGGCGCTCCTTTTCCCCCGTCCTGGCGAGGTGCGGAATGCCGAGTGGACCGAGTTCGATCTGGATAGTGCGCTTTGGACCATCCCGCCCGAGCGGATGAAGATGCGCCGGCCGCACCACATCCCTCTACCGTCTCAGGCAATTGCCATCCTGAAGGATCTGCGCGCCATCACCGGCAAGGGGAAGCTCGTTTTTCCTTCTGTGCGGACGACCGCGCGGCCGATGTCCGAGAACACCATCAACGCTGCACTTCGCCGCATGGGCTACGGCGTCGATGAGATGACGGGCCATGGCTTTCGCGCTGCCGCGTCCACCCTTTTGAACGAATCGGGCAAATGGAACCCGGATGCCGTAGAGCGCGCGTTGGCTCATCAGGACGAGGACGAGACCCGTCGAGCCTACGCGCGTGGCCAGCATTGGGATGAGCGCGTTCGCATGAGCCAGTGGTGGGCGGACTATCTCGATACACTGCGCAGCGGCGCGAAAGTCATCGCAATGCCAACCAAGGAAGCCGGCTGA
- a CDS encoding complex I NDUFA9 subunit family protein, protein MATDLFPPSQQLVTVFGGSGFVGRHVVRALVKRGYRVRVAVRRPDLAGFLQPLGTVGQIHAVQANLRYPESVAAAIKGADAVVNLVGILQEGGRQNFTSVQANGPRAIAQACAALGVSRFVQISAIGAAADSGSLYARSKAQGEAAVLQAVPGAVILRPSIVFGPEDGFFNRFASLARMLPVLPLIGGGETRFQPVFVGDVAEAVARAVDGALTGGRVYELGGPEVKSFRELLAYICEVTGRKRVLASLPFPLARLQARIIEIVDGLTLGLLPNELKLTRDQVTLLESDNVVSDAARAEGRDFAGIGIAPSSIEAIVPSYLWRFRKTGQFDTARAG, encoded by the coding sequence ATGGCGACTGATCTCTTCCCTCCGAGCCAGCAACTCGTCACGGTCTTCGGCGGCTCCGGCTTCGTCGGCCGCCATGTCGTCAGGGCGCTGGTGAAGCGCGGCTATCGCGTGCGCGTCGCAGTGCGACGGCCCGATCTCGCGGGCTTCCTGCAGCCGCTCGGCACGGTCGGGCAAATCCATGCCGTCCAGGCCAATCTGCGTTATCCGGAATCGGTCGCGGCCGCGATCAAGGGCGCTGACGCTGTCGTCAACCTTGTCGGCATCCTGCAGGAGGGTGGTCGGCAGAACTTCACCAGCGTACAGGCCAACGGCCCGCGCGCCATCGCCCAAGCCTGTGCCGCGCTCGGCGTCTCGCGCTTCGTGCAGATCTCGGCAATCGGCGCTGCTGCCGATTCCGGGTCGCTCTACGCCCGCAGCAAGGCGCAAGGCGAGGCTGCCGTGCTCCAGGCCGTGCCCGGCGCGGTGATCCTGCGGCCCTCGATCGTGTTTGGACCCGAGGACGGCTTCTTCAACCGCTTCGCCTCGCTGGCGCGGATGCTGCCGGTGCTGCCTCTGATCGGCGGCGGCGAGACGAGGTTCCAGCCGGTCTTCGTCGGCGATGTCGCCGAGGCCGTTGCCCGCGCCGTCGATGGTGCGCTGACCGGCGGGCGCGTCTACGAACTCGGCGGCCCCGAGGTGAAGAGCTTCCGCGAACTCCTCGCCTATATCTGCGAGGTCACCGGCCGCAAGCGGGTCCTCGCGTCTCTGCCGTTTCCGCTCGCCCGCCTGCAGGCGCGCATCATCGAGATCGTCGATGGGTTGACGCTCGGTCTGCTTCCCAACGAACTCAAGCTAACGCGCGACCAGGTCACGCTGCTCGAAAGCGACAATGTCGTGTCGGATGCCGCCAGGGCCGAGGGCCGCGACTTCGCCGGGATCGGCATCGCGCCGAGTTCGATCGAGGCGATCGTGCCGTCCTATCTCTGGCGCTTCCGCAAGACCGGCCAGTTCGATACGGCCCGGGCGGGGTGA
- a CDS encoding DUF5681 domain-containing protein, giving the protein MRVAFGAGKDRWRVDERKLCHGRMGDDARARLMARHADKTAKEQRGAPFAPGASPNPSGRPKGSRNKVTLAIEALLDGDAEALTRKAIELALAGDMQALRLCMDRIAPARKDRPVSFELPPIDSVDDLPKATQALMSAVAAGDLTPSEAAELGKLVDAHVKAIEVTDLSRRLDALEGLRT; this is encoded by the coding sequence ATGCGCGTTGCGTTCGGCGCCGGCAAGGACCGCTGGCGCGTTGATGAGCGCAAGCTTTGCCATGGTCGCATGGGCGATGATGCGAGGGCTCGTCTGATGGCTCGCCACGCTGATAAAACAGCGAAAGAACAGCGGGGTGCTCCGTTTGCCCCTGGCGCGTCTCCGAACCCGTCAGGGCGTCCGAAAGGCTCACGCAACAAGGTGACGCTTGCGATCGAGGCACTTCTCGATGGCGACGCCGAGGCGTTGACCCGGAAGGCGATTGAGCTTGCCCTTGCTGGCGACATGCAGGCGCTGCGCCTCTGCATGGATCGCATCGCACCCGCTCGGAAAGACAGGCCGGTGTCGTTCGAACTGCCCCCGATCGATAGTGTCGACGACCTTCCGAAAGCGACGCAGGCCCTCATGTCGGCGGTGGCTGCTGGCGACCTGACGCCTTCCGAAGCTGCCGAGCTCGGTAAGCTGGTGGATGCCCATGTGAAGGCGATCGAGGTGACGGACCTTTCCCGCCGTCTCGATGCTCTGGAGGGTTTGCGGACATGA
- a CDS encoding ImmA/IrrE family metallo-endopeptidase, translated as MTDFKVHTRWIRVEARDIAAATACHLKVMLADRNLTEYTGEDTPSADGLEIPAYYLAEWVALNWWALLWEPRKNEDEADSDDFLSRHAFPAADNGYALPDLKIIPVGDVIEMRASRRRPLFAGVRFRNGAFASLPRQLVVSELRKFISVTSTHLGSRGFTGTPLQEMVELISTTEPEQEAYCRMVGALGLSPYAENETLDGHLAEAIQNLGERVAMDLCLAATAETFAVAERRAGLALELAGRSDPASLAPLSPIAPPPDILTQEAWRRGVAAAARVRDGLRISETDAKGGTAFLERLGIELEKATQLASTDNEDVTGAVIRDDLAMRLGLIQPRKEQRRFTAARGAYAAWTAESAQNSQLLTYSLTRDQQASRAFAAELMAPKAFIRLRYRTAEKSKHLVDDIAAELTVSPEVVRYQAENNGLI; from the coding sequence ATGACCGATTTTAAGGTTCACACAAGATGGATCAGAGTGGAGGCGCGAGACATCGCGGCCGCGACCGCTTGTCATCTTAAGGTGATGCTCGCGGACAGAAATCTTACCGAATACACCGGCGAAGACACTCCCAGCGCGGACGGCCTCGAAATCCCGGCATACTATCTAGCGGAGTGGGTCGCGTTAAATTGGTGGGCGCTCCTTTGGGAGCCCCGCAAGAATGAAGACGAGGCCGATTCTGACGACTTCCTGAGCAGGCACGCTTTCCCCGCCGCGGATAATGGCTACGCGCTCCCCGACCTGAAAATCATCCCTGTTGGGGACGTGATCGAGATGCGAGCCAGTCGGCGCCGACCTCTATTCGCTGGCGTTCGTTTTCGCAACGGCGCCTTTGCATCCCTCCCCCGCCAGCTGGTGGTTTCCGAGTTGAGGAAATTCATTTCGGTTACGTCAACACACCTTGGCTCTCGCGGGTTTACGGGCACGCCCCTCCAGGAAATGGTTGAGTTGATTTCGACCACCGAACCGGAGCAGGAGGCCTATTGCCGGATGGTTGGGGCGCTTGGCCTGTCTCCATATGCAGAAAACGAAACACTCGACGGACATTTGGCCGAGGCGATCCAGAATCTCGGCGAGCGCGTTGCAATGGATCTTTGTTTGGCGGCAACCGCAGAGACATTCGCAGTGGCGGAACGCCGGGCCGGTCTGGCTCTAGAGCTAGCCGGCAGAAGCGACCCGGCAAGCCTTGCTCCACTATCCCCGATAGCGCCGCCGCCCGATATCCTGACACAAGAAGCCTGGCGTCGAGGAGTCGCCGCAGCTGCGCGCGTTCGTGACGGTCTCCGGATATCGGAGACGGACGCCAAGGGCGGAACAGCTTTTCTTGAGCGGCTAGGGATCGAATTGGAGAAGGCGACCCAGCTCGCTTCGACAGACAATGAAGATGTAACCGGCGCGGTTATCAGAGACGATCTTGCGATGAGATTGGGGCTGATCCAGCCACGGAAGGAGCAGCGCCGTTTTACTGCGGCCCGAGGCGCATACGCGGCTTGGACCGCCGAAAGCGCTCAGAATTCGCAATTGCTAACCTACTCGTTGACAAGAGATCAACAAGCCAGCAGAGCTTTTGCGGCTGAACTCATGGCACCCAAAGCGTTCATTCGATTGCGATACAGGACCGCCGAAAAATCTAAACATCTGGTTGATGATATCGCGGCCGAACTGACGGTAAGCCCCGAAGTGGTCAGGTATCAAGCCGAGAATAATGGCCTGATCTAG
- a CDS encoding winged helix domain-containing protein yields the protein MAKRSFPKVLARIAGGALINTTGREALTLLTLVERGSKGVSGLDFPGGPAYRLGAYVFDLRGMGVGIRTETESHGIGHHGRYFLTTEVQIIAVDHGAKTGEAA from the coding sequence ATGGCTAAACGGTCTTTCCCCAAGGTGCTCGCCCGCATTGCCGGCGGCGCCCTCATCAACACCACCGGACGCGAAGCGCTGACGCTTCTGACGCTCGTCGAGCGCGGCAGCAAGGGTGTCTCGGGCCTCGATTTCCCCGGCGGTCCGGCCTACCGCCTCGGCGCCTACGTCTTCGATTTGAGGGGCATGGGCGTCGGCATCCGCACTGAAACCGAGAGCCACGGCATCGGCCATCACGGACGATATTTCCTCACGACCGAGGTCCAGATCATCGCGGTCGATCACGGCGCAAAGACGGGAGAAGCGGCATGA
- a CDS encoding transcriptional coactivator p15/PC4 family protein, producing the protein MTNATPELRAQLIAGILQHVAETPATVSYDSVFRRALAATGLPEEEIGEEIKDATSCLIFANTLLSNCFVREAGEIRYSANMELVLGPWLLGFVHGDRVRRHGGRRSMNAPVLILSQWAKNQREVVRVALEEFNGKPVVNIRTWYRPEGSDDLRPGKSGIAMSVQHLPALAAAINGALGIAIERGDIEGSR; encoded by the coding sequence ATGACAAACGCTACTCCCGAGCTGCGTGCTCAGCTCATCGCCGGCATCCTACAGCATGTCGCTGAGACGCCCGCGACCGTCAGCTATGACTCAGTGTTCCGGCGCGCGCTCGCCGCAACCGGGCTTCCGGAGGAAGAGATTGGCGAGGAGATCAAGGACGCCACGTCGTGCCTGATTTTCGCGAACACCCTTCTTTCCAACTGCTTTGTCCGCGAGGCGGGGGAAATCCGCTACTCGGCCAACATGGAGCTGGTGCTTGGCCCCTGGCTGCTCGGGTTCGTTCATGGCGATCGGGTGCGCCGGCATGGTGGGAGGCGAAGCATGAACGCCCCCGTCTTGATCCTGAGCCAGTGGGCCAAAAACCAGCGCGAGGTCGTCCGCGTCGCGCTGGAAGAATTCAACGGCAAGCCGGTCGTCAACATCCGCACTTGGTATCGCCCGGAAGGCAGCGATGACTTGCGCCCCGGAAAATCCGGCATCGCAATGTCGGTTCAGCATCTTCCGGCGCTGGCGGCCGCGATCAATGGCGCGCTCGGCATCGCTATCGAGCGTGGTGATATCGAGGGGTCGCGCTGA
- a CDS encoding methyl-accepting chemotaxis protein, with amino-acid sequence MLKHVSIVSKFIGVVAVMSAVAVVIAIVGWLGLTQMKQSMLDVEQTGRVARESMDLRIDIIAISRMTYQLSGQPEKHADFAVESERRMSEMLARLPVLESLADQEEKRLLGDVRAKLGSYFQDIRAMVAMAKSATTDRARIDAALAVALNGQKNVTDSVKAYTTYSGQTIETTRNNAFASVDRFLLIQIVVAVLGVAGGLLLSVFVARNGVLLPLRGFTGTMRKIADGDLDSEVAGADRRDEIGQMAASLQLFRDKLLAMRNLEAAERTASAARLARAQSMEAVVSDVGEVVAAAAAGDFSARLQIDHADEQMQKLVSGINEINAVVDSATSEFALALQAVAGGDLTSRIETGYLGKFAELKGAINETVDRLSTTVRTIQTTSSDVGLAAREINMGADDLSKRTEEQASSLEETAATTEELAASVKASAQGARQAATIADEAMQAAQSGGAIATEAVAAMARIETASQKISDIIRVIDDIAFQTNLLALNAAVEAARAGDAGKGFAVVASEVRTLAQRSSSAAKDISGLISSSNEEVTGGVKLVRQAGEQLARILEASRKVASTIAEISTASAEQANGIDEMSQAVAHLDEMTQQNAALAEQSAASAGSLTGKIGQLNDLVAAFRTGQDTPGRSTSPAGEPERLRKLAEAAFAQLRPTPPARTAAPARPAPASAPARKAAAGGRASDAGWEEF; translated from the coding sequence ATGCTCAAGCACGTCTCCATCGTGTCCAAGTTCATCGGCGTCGTCGCCGTCATGAGCGCCGTCGCCGTCGTCATCGCGATCGTCGGGTGGCTCGGATTGACCCAGATGAAGCAGTCCATGCTCGATGTCGAACAGACCGGACGGGTCGCACGCGAAAGTATGGATCTGCGCATCGACATCATCGCGATCAGCCGGATGACCTACCAGCTGTCGGGCCAACCCGAGAAACACGCCGATTTCGCCGTGGAATCGGAGCGGCGGATGAGCGAGATGCTGGCCCGGCTTCCCGTCCTGGAAAGCCTTGCCGACCAGGAGGAGAAGCGGCTGCTGGGAGATGTGCGCGCCAAGCTCGGCAGCTATTTCCAGGACATCCGCGCGATGGTCGCCATGGCGAAATCCGCGACCACGGACCGGGCCCGGATCGACGCGGCGCTGGCAGTCGCCCTGAACGGGCAGAAGAACGTCACCGACTCGGTCAAGGCCTATACGACTTATTCCGGCCAGACGATCGAAACGACGCGCAACAACGCCTTCGCGTCGGTCGATCGCTTCCTGCTGATCCAGATCGTCGTAGCCGTTCTGGGCGTGGCCGGCGGTCTTCTGCTCAGCGTCTTCGTTGCCCGCAACGGCGTCCTGCTGCCGCTGCGCGGCTTCACCGGTACGATGCGCAAGATCGCCGACGGCGACCTCGATAGCGAGGTTGCGGGCGCGGACCGCCGCGACGAGATCGGCCAGATGGCCGCATCGCTCCAGCTCTTCCGCGACAAACTGCTGGCGATGAGGAATCTCGAAGCAGCCGAGCGCACGGCTTCGGCGGCGCGTCTGGCGCGGGCGCAGTCGATGGAGGCGGTTGTCTCCGACGTCGGCGAGGTGGTTGCGGCGGCGGCCGCGGGCGATTTCTCGGCGCGGCTGCAGATCGACCATGCCGACGAGCAGATGCAGAAGCTGGTCTCCGGCATCAACGAGATCAACGCGGTGGTCGACAGTGCGACGAGCGAGTTCGCCCTGGCCCTGCAGGCTGTGGCGGGGGGCGATCTGACGAGCCGGATCGAGACCGGCTACCTCGGCAAGTTCGCCGAGTTGAAGGGCGCGATCAACGAGACGGTCGATCGCCTTTCGACGACGGTGCGCACGATCCAGACGACCTCGTCGGATGTCGGTCTGGCGGCACGCGAGATCAACATGGGCGCCGACGATCTGTCGAAGCGCACCGAGGAGCAGGCCTCGAGCCTGGAGGAGACCGCCGCCACGACCGAGGAACTCGCGGCCTCCGTCAAGGCCTCGGCGCAGGGTGCGCGCCAGGCGGCGACGATCGCCGACGAGGCGATGCAGGCGGCCCAGTCGGGCGGCGCGATCGCGACTGAAGCCGTGGCGGCGATGGCGCGCATCGAGACCGCCTCGCAGAAGATCTCCGACATCATCCGGGTGATCGACGACATCGCCTTCCAGACCAATCTGCTGGCGCTGAACGCGGCGGTGGAAGCCGCGCGCGCCGGCGACGCCGGCAAGGGTTTTGCGGTCGTGGCCAGCGAGGTGCGCACGCTGGCGCAGCGCTCGTCCTCGGCCGCCAAGGACATTTCGGGCCTGATCTCGTCCTCCAACGAGGAGGTCACCGGCGGCGTCAAGCTCGTGCGCCAGGCCGGGGAGCAACTGGCCCGCATCCTCGAGGCCTCGCGCAAGGTCGCCTCGACCATCGCCGAGATATCCACCGCCTCGGCCGAGCAGGCCAACGGCATCGACGAGATGAGCCAGGCGGTGGCCCATCTCGACGAGATGACGCAGCAGAACGCGGCACTCGCGGAACAGAGCGCGGCCTCGGCGGGCTCGCTCACCGGCAAGATCGGCCAGCTCAACGACCTCGTCGCGGCGTTCAGGACCGGCCAGGACACGCCCGGCCGCAGCACCAGCCCCGCCGGCGAGCCCGAACGCCTGCGCAAGCTCGCAGAAGCCGCGTTCGCCCAACTCAGGCCGACCCCGCCGGCAAGGACCGCGGCCCCCGCCCGGCCCGCTCCCGCATCTGCACCCGCCCGCAAGGCCGCCGCAGGCGGACGCGCAAGCGATGCGGGATGGGAAGAGTTCTGA
- a CDS encoding YfjI family protein produces MAEIDTTGLTIGNGARPIALRVVDGGGWPRPVPIVSTLPPVARFSADLLPEQLRRYVFDVADRQQSPADFVAVAALCGLSAVVGNKVRVRPKQHDDWTIVPNLWGAIIGPPSAMKSPAMDSALAPAFMLQDEMRQLWEQRCATLAEDEMLAELGAKTAKSQALKAMKSGDREAARKLLQEAGGDGEEMPPEPRLIVNDATVEKLGELLNENRNGLLLIRDELPGFLSRMEDQECQGERAFYLEAFNGTGSFTFDRIGRGTVRIEVCTISIIGGVQPSRIIPLVKGAVSGVSNDGLLQRLQMTVWPDASSSWRWIDRAPDASARLAMDRIFRDVRDIQPGADGEPRIMRFEPAAQDAFREWMESIQKEARSRSLPSALESHILKMPKTVASLALIFDLIEGDGDDLIGDTAILRALGWADYLRTHANRLYAAGQTMAEESARLIIERRGQLPDLFTARDVHRKQWTGLSDRESVATALEVLASTHHCRERSVSHPGAGRPTTAFDWNPHLAGQEG; encoded by the coding sequence ATGGCTGAGATCGATACCACCGGACTGACCATCGGCAACGGCGCCAGACCGATTGCTTTGCGTGTGGTAGACGGAGGGGGCTGGCCTAGGCCGGTCCCCATCGTCAGCACACTTCCCCCCGTAGCGCGCTTCAGCGCCGATCTGCTCCCCGAACAGCTGCGTCGCTACGTCTTCGATGTCGCGGATCGCCAACAGAGCCCGGCCGACTTCGTCGCGGTCGCGGCGTTGTGCGGATTGTCCGCCGTCGTCGGCAACAAGGTTCGGGTTCGGCCAAAGCAGCATGACGACTGGACCATCGTGCCAAACCTCTGGGGGGCCATTATCGGCCCGCCCTCGGCGATGAAGAGCCCGGCGATGGATTCCGCTCTGGCTCCGGCCTTCATGCTTCAGGACGAGATGCGGCAGCTTTGGGAACAGCGCTGCGCCACTCTTGCCGAAGACGAGATGCTTGCCGAGCTTGGAGCGAAGACTGCCAAGAGCCAGGCACTCAAGGCGATGAAGTCGGGCGATCGGGAGGCAGCACGAAAGCTTCTGCAAGAGGCCGGCGGCGACGGCGAGGAGATGCCGCCGGAGCCACGCCTGATCGTCAACGATGCGACGGTCGAGAAGCTCGGCGAGCTGCTGAACGAAAACCGCAACGGGCTGCTTCTTATCCGCGACGAGTTGCCGGGCTTCCTCTCCCGGATGGAAGACCAGGAGTGCCAGGGCGAGCGAGCGTTCTATCTGGAGGCGTTCAACGGAACCGGCTCGTTCACCTTCGATCGGATCGGCCGTGGGACCGTTCGCATTGAGGTCTGCACCATCTCGATCATCGGGGGCGTGCAACCGTCGCGGATCATTCCGCTGGTCAAAGGTGCTGTCTCCGGCGTCAGCAACGACGGGCTTCTTCAGCGATTGCAGATGACCGTCTGGCCGGATGCCAGTTCGTCATGGAGGTGGATCGATCGGGCGCCAGATGCTTCCGCTCGGCTGGCCATGGATCGGATCTTCCGTGACGTTCGCGATATCCAGCCCGGTGCTGATGGCGAACCCCGCATCATGCGGTTCGAACCGGCGGCGCAGGATGCGTTCCGGGAGTGGATGGAGAGCATTCAGAAGGAAGCACGCTCCCGGTCGCTGCCGTCTGCACTTGAAAGCCACATCCTCAAGATGCCCAAGACGGTCGCCAGCCTGGCGCTCATCTTCGACTTGATCGAGGGGGACGGTGACGACCTGATCGGTGACACGGCCATTCTGCGGGCGTTGGGCTGGGCTGATTATCTGCGGACCCACGCCAACCGGCTCTATGCCGCCGGGCAGACGATGGCTGAGGAAAGCGCCCGCCTTATCATCGAGCGTCGAGGTCAGTTGCCCGACCTGTTCACCGCGCGTGATGTGCACCGAAAGCAGTGGACCGGCCTGTCCGATCGCGAGTCCGTCGCCACGGCGCTGGAGGTGTTGGCATCGACCCATCACTGCCGCGAGCGCTCGGTCAGCCACCCCGGCGCCGGGCGTCCGACCACGGCTTTCGACTGGAACCCCCACCTTGCAGGCCAGGAGGGCTGA
- a CDS encoding DUF3102 domain-containing protein: MHTATGDLFDRSAPAIAKPGSISTGFKYSALPAGIVGEARAVAKRIVDSQQLHLEMAVEAGRSLAGIKDKLGHGNWLPWLEQGCGIDQRTAQRYMATADAFGQKIYKLRRPTA, translated from the coding sequence ATGCACACAGCAACCGGAGATTTGTTCGATAGGAGCGCCCCCGCCATCGCAAAGCCCGGCTCGATCTCGACAGGCTTCAAATACAGTGCGTTGCCAGCGGGCATCGTGGGCGAGGCGCGCGCCGTCGCCAAGCGTATTGTCGATAGCCAGCAGCTTCATCTTGAGATGGCGGTAGAGGCCGGCCGCTCGCTCGCCGGCATCAAGGACAAGCTCGGCCACGGCAATTGGCTGCCTTGGCTGGAGCAGGGATGCGGGATCGATCAGCGCACCGCGCAGCGCTACATGGCGACGGCGGATGCGTTCGGGCAGAAAATTTACAAGCTAAGGCGCCCCACCGCGTGA